AGCGTCGCACGCCGCACCGACAGGGAGTCGGGCAGTACCCGCACCATCGCCGCGTCGACGACGAGGCGATCTGCCATCGCCCCCTGCGTATGCGGTGTCGTCGAGGCGCTCCCGAGGTACGAACCCCCGGGCCACAGGTGCGGCGCCTCGGCGATGGCGGGCACGCAGCTCCCGAAGCGCGCCGGGTGCACCGTGACGGGCGTGCCCGGCGCCCAGGTGCCGGAGGGATCGTCGTCGATCCAGCCGGCGAGTTCGTGCCCCGGGATGAGAGGCTCGGTGACCACGAACGCCCCGTTCGCGCCGTCGAAGTAGTAGTGCAGGTCAGAGCCGCAGATGCCGACGTAGCCGACTCGCAGGCGCACCTGTCCGGGGGCGCACGGCGGCACGTCGACCTGTCCGACCGCCACGTCCTGGCGCCCTCTGATCACGACCGCATCCATGGTTGCTCCTCTCGATCACACGACCGCGGTCATGCCGCCGTCGACGAACAGGTTCTGTCCGCTCACGAAGTCGCTCGCCGCCGAGGCGAGGAAGGTCAGGGGGCCGCGCAGCTCCCCGACCCGCCCCCACCGACCAGCCGGGGTGCGCTGGGCGACCCAGGCGGTGAAGTCCTCGTCGGCGACGAGGGCAGCGTTCATCTCGGTGGCGAAGTAGCCGGGCGAGAGCGTGTTGACCTGGATGCCGTGGCGCGCCAGATCGGCAGCCATGCCCCGCGACAGCTGCGCGATGCCGCCCTTGCTCGCCGAGTAGGGGGCGATCGTCTGCCGCGCGAGCGCGGACTGCACCGACGCGATGTTGATGATCTTCCCCGAGCGGCGTGCGATCATCCCCGGCACGACGAAGCGCGACACGTAGAACGCGCTGGACAGGTTGGTGGCGATCACCTGGTCCCAGTCCGCGACCGAGAACTCGGCGAACGGCGCTCGACGCTGGATGCCGGCGTTGTTGACGAGGATGTCGGGAACGCCCACGCGCGCGACGAGCTCGGCGATCGCGGCCTCGACGGCCGCGGCATCCGTCACATCGAAGACGACGGTCTCGACGCGCGCGCTCGTCCGATCGGCCAGCAGGGCGGCGCTGTCGGCGACACCCTCCCGGCTGCGCCCATGGACGATCACGCGCGCGCCCGCATCGACCAGGCCCGCCGCCAGGCTCTGTCCGAGCCCCCGCGAAGATCCGGTGACGAGGGCGGTACGCCCGCTGAGGTCGAACAGATCAGACAAGGGACACCGCCCCGAAGATGATGAGCACGAAGGCGAAGCCGACGACCGACTCGAGGGCCTGCTGAACCGTCCACGTCTTCAGCGTGGTCTTCACGTCCATGCCCATGAGGCGACCGACCAGCCAGAAGCCGGAGTCGTTGACATGCCCGGCGAACACGGAGCCGGCGGCGGTGGCGAGAACGACGCACGCCACCTGCAGGGGGCTGAAGCCGGCTGCGAGCACCGCGGGCGAGACCAAGCCCGCCGCCGTGACCAGGGCCACCGTGGCCGAGCCCTGTGCGACGCGCAGGACGACCGCGATGAGGTAGGCGGCGAAGATCACCGGAATGCCGATCGAGGACAGCGAGTCCGAGAGCGCCGAGCCGATGCCCGACGCCCGCAGCACGCCGCCGAACATGCCACCGGCGCCCGTGATGAGCACGACGGAGCAGATCGGCCCGAGGGCGGAGTCGACGATCTTCTCCAGCGCCGTGCCGTGCACGCCGCGTCGGGTGCCCAGCACGAACAGGGCGACGAGCACGGAGATGAGCAGGGCGATCTGACTGGTGCCGATCAGGCGCAGCGCCTGCACCCAGACGAGCGCGCCGTCCACGGCCCCGGCGGACACGAGCGCGGACATGCCCGTGTTGAGCAGGATCAGCACGAGCGGGATCGCGAGCACCCCGATGACGGTGCCGGCCTTGGGCGGGTTGGTGGGCTCGACGTCGCGGCCGCCGAAGAGGTCGACGATCGCAAGCGGGATGCGCTTGTCGGTGAACGTCGCCCACAGGTAGCCGGTGAGGTACCACGTCGGCAGCGCGACGACGATACCGATGAGGAGGACGAGCCCGAGATTGGCCCCGTACGTCTCGCTGGCCGTGATGGGCCCGGGGTGCGGCGGCACGAAGACGTGCATGACCGAGAACGCGGCGGCGGCACTGATGCCGTACAGGAGCATGTGCTTGCCGCCGATGCGTCGTCCGACGGCGAAGATCACCGGGAGCATCACGATGAGTCCCGCGTCGAAGAACATCGGGAATCCCATGATGAGCGAGGCCACACCGAGTGCGAATGCGGCCCGCTTCTCACCGAAGACGGACACCATCTTCTCCGCGAGCACGCGTGCACCGCCGGAGGTCTCCACCAGAGCTCCCAGCATCGCGCCCAATCCGACCAGCAGGGCGACGGCGCCGACAGTGCCGCTGAAGCTGTCGATGAGGACTTTGCCGACTCCGTCGATCGGAATGCCAGTCGCCAGCGCCGTGAGGAGCGAAACGAGCACGAGCACGAGGAACGCGTGCATGCGCGCCCAGATGATGAGGATGAGGATGAGCGCGATGGCGCCTGCTGCGATGAGCAGCAGCGGGACGGCGCCGAGCGTCTGCGTCCAATCTTGCATGGGGGCTTCTCCGATGAATCGTCCATGCGCCGGGGTCGTTCCCGGCAGCGGGACCACCGTTTCACAAAAGTACTACTTATCGCAAGCGAATAGTCGTACTTTTCTCGCGCGTACCCCGCGGGAGGCGCCGCCTCCCGGTAGCGTGTCCCATG
The DNA window shown above is from Microbacterium laevaniformans and carries:
- a CDS encoding SDR family oxidoreductase → MSDLFDLSGRTALVTGSSRGLGQSLAAGLVDAGARVIVHGRSREGVADSAALLADRTSARVETVVFDVTDAAAVEAAIAELVARVGVPDILVNNAGIQRRAPFAEFSVADWDQVIATNLSSAFYVSRFVVPGMIARRSGKIINIASVQSALARQTIAPYSASKGGIAQLSRGMAADLARHGIQVNTLSPGYFATEMNAALVADEDFTAWVAQRTPAGRWGRVGELRGPLTFLASAASDFVSGQNLFVDGGMTAVV
- a CDS encoding GntP family permease; translation: MQDWTQTLGAVPLLLIAAGAIALILILIIWARMHAFLVLVLVSLLTALATGIPIDGVGKVLIDSFSGTVGAVALLVGLGAMLGALVETSGGARVLAEKMVSVFGEKRAAFALGVASLIMGFPMFFDAGLIVMLPVIFAVGRRIGGKHMLLYGISAAAAFSVMHVFVPPHPGPITASETYGANLGLVLLIGIVVALPTWYLTGYLWATFTDKRIPLAIVDLFGGRDVEPTNPPKAGTVIGVLAIPLVLILLNTGMSALVSAGAVDGALVWVQALRLIGTSQIALLISVLVALFVLGTRRGVHGTALEKIVDSALGPICSVVLITGAGGMFGGVLRASGIGSALSDSLSSIGIPVIFAAYLIAVVLRVAQGSATVALVTAAGLVSPAVLAAGFSPLQVACVVLATAAGSVFAGHVNDSGFWLVGRLMGMDVKTTLKTWTVQQALESVVGFAFVLIIFGAVSLV